A genomic window from Natronorubrum aibiense includes:
- a CDS encoding universal stress protein: MAIVAAIDDSEGAATVLEEAQTLAADLEEELHAVHVLKRSELVDVLEKDVKGQDPIENYEAQQIGESIVSRALGESTLPDPTVSVRVGDPATEITAYAEKQDARYVVIGGRQRSPTGKALFGSVTQKVIFDSPAPIVSVGLE, translated from the coding sequence ATGGCGATTGTAGCCGCAATCGACGATTCGGAGGGAGCAGCGACCGTTCTCGAAGAAGCGCAGACGCTCGCAGCCGACCTCGAGGAGGAACTGCATGCAGTTCACGTCCTCAAGCGTTCGGAACTCGTCGACGTCCTCGAGAAAGACGTCAAGGGACAGGACCCGATCGAGAACTATGAGGCTCAACAGATCGGAGAGTCCATCGTGTCCCGAGCGTTAGGAGAGTCGACGTTACCGGACCCGACGGTATCAGTGCGTGTCGGAGATCCCGCAACCGAGATCACGGCGTACGCTGAGAAGCAGGATGCACGCTACGTCGTCATCGGTGGACGGCAACGGTCGCCGACCGGAAAAGCGCTGTTCGGAAGCGTAACGCAAAAAGTGATCTTCGACTCGCCTGCGCCAATCGTTAGCGTCGGGCTCGAGTGA
- a CDS encoding BCCT family transporter gives MSTDPKSGIAAFRDEIDPFVFLGGAIVTILAIGYIAARPDVAGEFLTSANNFLWSELGWVFLWAMFLAVAFCLWLLVGPWGKIKLGGPDEEPEFSYFSFLAMLFSAGLSTGLVFYGPAEALFHYSSGLPFFGSEAESAAIVPDAIQYTMLHWGISPWSAYLIVGVTISYYVHRKGAPIKPSTVFAPFIGVENLDKNWVKPLDLLMVVVSVGGVAVSLGFVVTQFLGGVAYNYGAEVGDLGTILVTVGLTVGFTASAALGVKRGIRRISTFNMYLFLFLLLVAFVFGPTAFLLNAGTEALGGYVNNFIGMSLYANAANGVEWVGGWTIFYWAWWFSFAPMIGIFIARICRGRTIRQVVFAGIIGTTAASFPWFIVMGGSSLWVQTSGSADLLTIVFEQGREVVAFPLFETLMPFGGVFAVAYLVLVLTFLITTVDSTTLSLAMFTTDGSEHPSTINRVTWGGLVGLLSSLLLITGGLATLQNFVVLLGFPIAFVIGLCVVGLTIEFEQTNPVLLTERYSKDDREDTDQQTVAGYLSKRRPSWMGGADD, from the coding sequence ATGAGTACTGATCCCAAGAGCGGTATCGCTGCTTTCCGCGACGAGATCGATCCGTTCGTTTTCCTCGGCGGAGCGATCGTCACCATTCTCGCGATCGGATACATCGCTGCCCGTCCAGATGTCGCAGGAGAGTTCCTCACGAGCGCGAATAATTTCCTCTGGAGTGAGCTCGGTTGGGTGTTCCTCTGGGCGATGTTTCTCGCCGTCGCGTTCTGCCTGTGGCTGTTGGTCGGGCCGTGGGGCAAGATCAAGTTAGGCGGTCCCGACGAGGAACCGGAATTTTCGTACTTTTCGTTCCTCGCGATGTTGTTCTCTGCGGGGCTCTCGACTGGGTTGGTCTTCTACGGCCCGGCGGAAGCGCTGTTTCATTACTCTTCGGGCCTGCCGTTTTTCGGTTCCGAGGCTGAGAGTGCTGCCATCGTTCCCGACGCAATTCAGTATACGATGCTCCACTGGGGTATCTCCCCGTGGTCGGCATACCTGATCGTCGGCGTGACGATTTCCTACTACGTCCACCGCAAGGGGGCTCCGATCAAACCGTCGACCGTATTCGCGCCCTTCATCGGCGTTGAGAACCTGGATAAGAACTGGGTGAAACCGCTTGACCTCCTGATGGTCGTCGTCTCAGTGGGCGGCGTCGCTGTCTCACTCGGGTTCGTCGTCACCCAGTTTCTCGGCGGGGTCGCCTACAACTACGGCGCCGAGGTCGGCGATCTCGGGACGATACTTGTGACCGTCGGCCTCACAGTTGGATTCACCGCTTCCGCAGCCCTGGGTGTCAAACGCGGCATTCGTCGTATTTCGACGTTCAATATGTATCTTTTCTTGTTCCTTCTCCTGGTCGCGTTCGTGTTCGGCCCGACGGCGTTCTTGCTCAATGCGGGTACGGAGGCACTCGGCGGATACGTTAACAATTTCATCGGTATGAGCCTCTACGCGAACGCAGCGAACGGTGTTGAGTGGGTCGGTGGCTGGACGATCTTCTACTGGGCTTGGTGGTTCTCGTTCGCGCCTATGATCGGCATCTTCATTGCCCGCATCTGCCGCGGTCGAACCATTCGTCAGGTCGTCTTCGCGGGAATCATCGGAACCACCGCAGCCTCGTTCCCCTGGTTCATTGTCATGGGTGGATCATCGCTGTGGGTTCAGACGAGCGGCTCCGCTGATTTGCTTACCATCGTGTTCGAACAAGGTCGCGAAGTCGTTGCCTTCCCGCTGTTCGAGACGCTCATGCCCTTCGGTGGCGTGTTCGCCGTCGCCTATCTGGTGCTTGTGCTCACGTTCCTCATCACGACCGTCGACTCGACGACACTGAGCCTCGCGATGTTCACTACCGACGGGAGTGAGCATCCCTCGACGATCAACCGTGTCACTTGGGGCGGGCTCGTGGGACTACTCTCCTCCCTGTTGCTCATCACCGGTGGTCTCGCCACGCTCCAGAACTTTGTCGTCCTCCTCGGGTTCCCCATCGCGTTCGTCATCGGGCTGTGTGTCGTTGGACTTACCATCGAATTCGAGCAGACGAACCCGGTCTTGTTGACCGAACGCTACAGCAAAGACGACCGTGAGGATACGGATCAGCAGACGGTTGCAGGTTACCTCTCAAAGCGACGTCCCAGTTGGATGGGAGGGGCCGACGACTAA
- a CDS encoding Rieske (2Fe-2S) protein has product MTKKRFEICPADEFDAGERRIVTLDGFSVGIFNVDGEYYAMKNDCPHQRAPLSEGKLGGTTESDSPGEYDWVRPGQVVRCPWHGWEFDVTTGESVFNPHEVKAKTFEARVEPAKDGETASDGGCEGCEATLEGDEPPVETYDVEVEQGIVVVYL; this is encoded by the coding sequence ATGACCAAAAAACGATTCGAGATCTGTCCGGCCGACGAATTCGACGCTGGTGAGCGACGTATCGTCACCTTGGACGGATTCTCGGTTGGAATCTTTAACGTCGACGGGGAGTACTACGCGATGAAAAACGACTGTCCACACCAGCGCGCACCGCTCAGTGAGGGCAAACTCGGTGGCACCACGGAATCTGACAGCCCCGGTGAGTACGATTGGGTTCGGCCGGGACAGGTCGTTCGCTGTCCGTGGCACGGGTGGGAGTTCGACGTCACGACGGGAGAGTCGGTTTTCAATCCTCACGAGGTGAAAGCCAAGACCTTCGAGGCTCGAGTCGAGCCGGCCAAAGACGGTGAAACAGCTTCTGATGGCGGCTGTGAGGGTTGTGAGGCCACTCTCGAGGGAGACGAGCCGCCCGTGGAGACGTACGACGTGGAGGTCGAACAGGGGATAGTGGTGGTGTACCTATGA
- a CDS encoding IclR family transcriptional regulator: MDDEANRPIKALLTMDDIMTALESAGESNVTTLAEEIDRPRSVVHDYLSTLRQLGYVIQNDRGAYELSLRYMELGGRVRDNVALYNVAKPEVNRLAEQSSSELVTLSVEQNGLCVALDVVQGEQSISYDFTDGTHFHMHSSAVGKAILAEYPAERVTEILDRHGMPARTENTITDRDELKDELEEIRKNGVSFDREEYRTGMTTISTVIEDSTGTVLGGLSVTGPVQRLQESDVEEELRNKLLSTTNIIELNYSAR; encoded by the coding sequence ATGGATGACGAAGCGAATCGGCCGATCAAGGCGCTGTTGACGATGGACGATATCATGACGGCGCTCGAGAGCGCCGGCGAGAGCAACGTGACAACGCTGGCTGAGGAGATCGACAGACCACGGAGCGTCGTTCACGACTACCTGAGTACGCTCCGTCAGCTGGGATACGTGATCCAAAATGACCGTGGCGCGTACGAACTGAGTCTCCGGTACATGGAACTCGGTGGACGTGTCCGCGACAATGTGGCTCTGTACAACGTCGCGAAGCCGGAAGTGAATCGTCTCGCTGAGCAATCCAGTAGCGAACTCGTTACGCTGTCGGTCGAACAAAACGGCCTGTGCGTCGCACTCGACGTCGTCCAAGGCGAGCAAAGCATTTCGTACGATTTTACCGACGGGACGCACTTTCATATGCACTCCTCGGCCGTCGGCAAAGCGATCCTCGCGGAGTACCCGGCCGAACGAGTGACTGAAATACTCGACAGACATGGGATGCCTGCCCGCACGGAAAACACGATCACCGATCGAGACGAACTCAAAGATGAACTCGAGGAAATCCGAAAGAACGGCGTCTCGTTCGACCGCGAGGAGTACAGAACAGGGATGACGACGATATCGACCGTTATCGAGGACTCAACCGGGACTGTGCTGGGCGGCCTCAGCGTCACCGGTCCTGTGCAGCGACTTCAGGAATCCGACGTCGAGGAGGAACTCCGGAACAAACTCCTGTCCACGACCAATATAATCGAGCTGAACTACAGCGCCAGATGA
- a CDS encoding amidohydrolase family protein produces the protein MAQDTQGTRTDRRSESELTLVDADIHQRWADDEAIAQYLPERYKDDGLVLPELLYRNPGEFLRQDEQTDDGNKPGSDLQKIVDDHLEKHDIDYAVLTGNSWFNLAALPHRDYANELARAYNEWLVNDVLPVDDRFLGSLYVAPKAPEKAADLIREYGDHPQIRQVLLPGGAEVPYGRPQYWPMYEAAEEKNLAMAIHPFSEGHGTSNPPTGAGHPNSYIEWHTLLGAYYMGQLASIVTEGVLVEYPDLRWAFIEGGYGWLPHFMWRLDKNWKGLRSQVPWLEEKPSHYIRNNVWFASQPVEEPERPEFHDQILKMMHADEMLVYASDYPHWDGDDPTWGLPPMDDDMERAIKHENAAELWDLPTDGSKLE, from the coding sequence ATGGCACAAGATACGCAGGGGACGAGAACGGACCGTCGCTCCGAGTCGGAGCTGACGTTGGTTGACGCGGACATACACCAGCGATGGGCGGATGACGAAGCAATCGCTCAGTACCTACCTGAGCGATACAAGGATGACGGCCTAGTGCTTCCGGAACTTCTGTACCGGAATCCTGGCGAGTTCCTCCGGCAGGACGAACAGACGGACGACGGTAACAAACCGGGATCTGATCTCCAGAAAATCGTCGATGACCACCTGGAAAAACACGACATCGACTACGCGGTATTAACCGGAAACTCGTGGTTCAACCTCGCAGCGCTTCCACACCGCGATTACGCCAACGAATTGGCGCGGGCGTACAACGAGTGGCTGGTCAACGACGTTCTCCCGGTCGACGATCGGTTTCTCGGATCGCTGTACGTTGCGCCGAAAGCGCCAGAGAAAGCCGCAGACCTCATCCGTGAGTACGGCGATCATCCGCAAATCCGTCAGGTGTTGCTCCCCGGTGGTGCTGAAGTTCCTTACGGTCGACCTCAGTACTGGCCGATGTACGAGGCTGCCGAAGAAAAGAACCTCGCGATGGCGATCCATCCGTTCTCGGAGGGGCACGGAACGAGCAATCCGCCGACCGGTGCCGGCCATCCGAACAGTTACATCGAGTGGCATACGCTTCTCGGTGCGTACTACATGGGGCAGCTCGCATCGATCGTCACCGAAGGAGTCCTCGTCGAGTATCCCGATCTCCGCTGGGCGTTCATCGAAGGCGGCTACGGGTGGCTCCCCCACTTCATGTGGCGGCTCGATAAAAACTGGAAAGGGCTGCGGTCGCAGGTGCCGTGGCTCGAAGAGAAACCGAGCCACTACATTCGAAACAACGTCTGGTTCGCGAGTCAACCCGTCGAGGAACCCGAACGACCGGAGTTCCACGACCAAATCCTGAAGATGATGCACGCGGATGAGATGCTCGTCTACGCGTCGGATTATCCACACTGGGATGGCGACGATCCGACGTGGGGGCTGCCGCCGATGGATGACGACATGGAGCGAGCAATCAAACACGAGAATGCAGCCGAGCTGTGGGATCTGCCCACGGACGGCAGTAAACTGGAGTAA
- a CDS encoding IclR family transcriptional regulator — translation MNRTNAPIGTVETLLSLVEYLEVNGEAGVTEIANAVDVSKSTAHNHLTTLRERGYVVNEDGRYRLGLRFLRIGETTRMRTDLFETARPQIETLVRGTELVGNLAVEEQQKGVYLYRSRGSDSIRFSTQAGEIHDLHCTATGKSILAHVSSDRFEELFDSIELVEYTEQTITERDELLDELNQVRKHGVAFDEEEYGRGLRCVGVPVFGPDETVVGAVSLSGPAADMTGTWYRETLPDQLQATKNRIEVNLHDY, via the coding sequence ATGAATCGCACGAACGCCCCCATCGGAACGGTCGAAACGCTTCTATCGCTGGTAGAGTATCTCGAAGTGAACGGTGAGGCAGGTGTAACCGAGATTGCCAACGCTGTCGACGTTTCGAAGAGTACTGCCCACAATCATCTGACGACGCTCCGGGAAAGAGGGTACGTCGTAAACGAGGACGGTCGATATCGTCTTGGACTTCGATTTCTTCGCATCGGCGAAACGACTCGGATGCGAACGGACTTATTCGAAACTGCACGACCACAGATCGAAACTCTCGTCCGGGGTACGGAGTTGGTGGGTAATCTCGCCGTCGAAGAACAGCAAAAAGGCGTCTATCTGTACCGATCTCGAGGGAGCGATAGCATCCGATTTTCGACGCAAGCAGGAGAGATCCACGACTTGCACTGTACCGCCACTGGAAAGTCAATTCTCGCTCACGTCTCGTCGGACCGATTTGAGGAACTCTTCGACTCGATTGAACTCGTCGAGTACACGGAACAAACGATCACCGAAAGAGACGAACTGCTTGACGAGCTCAACCAAGTTCGCAAGCACGGTGTCGCGTTCGATGAAGAAGAGTACGGTCGTGGACTTCGGTGTGTTGGCGTTCCAGTATTTGGTCCTGATGAGACAGTAGTCGGCGCCGTCAGTCTCTCGGGCCCTGCAGCCGACATGACTGGAACCTGGTACCGAGAAACCCTTCCTGATCAGTTACAAGCGACGAAAAATAGAATTGAAGTGAATCTTCATGACTACTGA
- the xacF gene encoding 2,5-dioxovalerate dehydrogenase — MAVQQRKNYCNGEWIESDSEETFSVTNPADGSVVAQFPKATGADAERAIQAAVGAQDAWAETPGPERGAVLRRAAGLLEDRAEDVAKTLTLEEGKTLAEATGEVQRAVDILYYYAEKASDLAGDAKASSDQNSRLRTVMEPVGVVGLITPWNYPIAIPTWKVVPALAAGNTVVLKPASQAPTVAHELADCLDEAGLPDGVLNVVTGSGSEVGSTITSHEAVDAISFTGSSAVGELVRESAAETGARIQLEMGGKNPAVVMPSADIDEAVDIVGAGAFGVTGQACTATSRAIVHESIYDEFVERLADYANDIEIGPGLEAEMGPQVSASELESTLDYIEIGKEEGATLEAGGDVPTVDGDGHYVEPTVFSDVESEMRIAREEIFGPVVAVIPVSDFKEAVVIANDSQYGLAASVITENLSEANRFIDKVEAGVVKINEKTTGLELHVPFGGTKRSSSETWREQGDAGLDFYTTTKTVYLNY, encoded by the coding sequence ATGGCAGTCCAACAGCGCAAGAACTACTGTAATGGAGAGTGGATCGAATCGGACTCTGAAGAGACGTTTTCGGTAACCAATCCGGCCGACGGATCGGTCGTCGCGCAATTCCCGAAGGCAACCGGAGCCGACGCCGAGCGAGCAATTCAGGCGGCTGTCGGTGCGCAGGATGCGTGGGCAGAAACGCCCGGGCCAGAGCGCGGTGCCGTACTTCGCCGTGCTGCCGGATTGCTCGAAGATCGCGCCGAGGATGTCGCGAAGACACTGACGCTCGAAGAAGGAAAGACACTCGCAGAAGCGACCGGCGAAGTCCAGCGTGCCGTCGACATTCTCTATTACTACGCCGAGAAAGCCAGTGATCTCGCAGGCGATGCGAAGGCATCGAGCGATCAGAACAGTCGTCTCCGAACCGTGATGGAACCCGTCGGAGTCGTCGGACTCATCACACCGTGGAACTACCCGATCGCCATCCCGACGTGGAAGGTGGTACCGGCACTGGCAGCCGGCAACACCGTCGTACTCAAGCCGGCGTCCCAAGCCCCGACCGTCGCTCACGAACTCGCCGACTGTCTTGACGAGGCTGGGCTTCCTGACGGCGTCCTCAACGTCGTGACCGGCTCCGGAAGCGAAGTCGGATCGACGATCACGTCTCACGAGGCGGTCGACGCGATTTCGTTCACCGGAAGTTCGGCAGTCGGAGAGCTCGTCCGGGAGTCGGCTGCCGAAACAGGGGCTCGAATCCAGTTAGAGATGGGCGGGAAGAATCCAGCCGTTGTGATGCCAAGCGCAGACATCGACGAGGCCGTCGACATCGTCGGCGCCGGTGCGTTCGGCGTCACCGGTCAGGCCTGTACCGCGACCTCTCGAGCCATCGTCCACGAATCGATCTACGATGAGTTCGTTGAGCGACTCGCTGACTACGCGAACGATATCGAAATCGGCCCTGGCCTCGAGGCCGAGATGGGCCCACAGGTTTCGGCGTCTGAACTCGAGAGTACGCTCGACTACATCGAGATCGGGAAAGAAGAGGGCGCAACACTTGAAGCGGGCGGTGATGTCCCTACTGTCGACGGTGACGGCCACTACGTCGAACCGACCGTATTCAGTGACGTCGAGTCGGAGATGCGGATCGCCCGGGAGGAGATATTCGGTCCGGTCGTTGCGGTTATTCCTGTCTCTGATTTCAAGGAGGCAGTCGTCATCGCGAACGACAGTCAGTACGGGCTCGCCGCGAGCGTCATCACGGAAAATCTCTCGGAGGCCAACCGTTTCATCGATAAAGTCGAAGCCGGCGTCGTGAAGATCAACGAGAAGACCACTGGTCTGGAACTGCACGTCCCGTTTGGCGGCACGAAACGCTCCTCCAGCGAAACGTGGCGGGAGCAGGGAGACGCCGGGCTCGACTTCTACACGACGACGAAGACGGTGTACCTCAACTACTGA
- a CDS encoding MFS transporter: MLKAFHDYRDRQLNVHALGITVSLAGVLVIAPMLPEIIDEFDITPAVAGGSISFMWACNALAQYPGGRYSERLTSSVVLLASQGLMIVGFLLLMFSSAFWIFIAGLGFIGFGYGMFEPAGIVLIRDLFEENRGHAFGIRDAAANLGSALSAVLAITVVGAAAWRNAFLPVVVLLGAVAVSSHRLNRESYAVSRVALNIPSVCARLFRSRKTYANLFVLAVFNFIWQGSASFLPTFLRVEKSFTTFEATVAFASMFVIGMLVTPVAGVLCERRKPVNLGLGATGFGIVGLVVLIGAESLIGLGVGLFIFAVGLTTIWPIMYVYLVETLAKQTMGTDLGALRAVYFAIGSLGPAYVGTVATRFGYTDSFASLLLFFILTALALLWIARH, from the coding sequence ATGCTGAAAGCGTTTCACGACTATCGTGACAGACAGCTGAACGTACATGCGCTCGGAATCACCGTTTCTCTCGCCGGCGTCCTCGTTATCGCTCCGATGTTACCAGAGATTATCGATGAGTTCGACATCACTCCGGCCGTAGCCGGGGGATCGATCTCCTTCATGTGGGCGTGTAACGCTCTCGCGCAGTATCCAGGAGGTCGCTACTCCGAGCGACTTACATCAAGTGTGGTATTGCTCGCCAGTCAAGGATTGATGATCGTTGGATTCCTCTTGCTGATGTTCTCGAGTGCGTTTTGGATCTTCATTGCTGGTCTCGGCTTCATCGGGTTTGGCTACGGAATGTTCGAACCAGCAGGAATCGTACTCATTCGGGACCTCTTCGAGGAGAACCGTGGTCACGCATTTGGCATTAGAGATGCGGCTGCCAACTTGGGGAGTGCACTCTCGGCGGTACTAGCAATCACTGTCGTTGGTGCTGCCGCGTGGCGTAACGCGTTCTTGCCAGTCGTCGTGTTACTCGGGGCTGTAGCTGTCAGCAGCCATCGACTCAACCGTGAGTCGTATGCTGTCTCGAGAGTGGCGCTCAACATCCCGTCAGTCTGTGCTCGATTGTTCCGATCCCGAAAGACGTATGCGAACCTGTTCGTACTGGCCGTTTTCAACTTCATCTGGCAAGGCAGTGCGAGTTTTCTGCCGACGTTTCTTCGTGTTGAAAAGTCGTTTACAACGTTCGAGGCGACGGTTGCGTTCGCCAGTATGTTTGTCATCGGAATGCTCGTCACGCCGGTAGCCGGTGTGCTTTGCGAGCGGCGAAAACCCGTCAACCTCGGACTCGGTGCAACGGGGTTCGGAATCGTCGGTCTCGTCGTGCTGATTGGCGCAGAGTCTCTCATTGGACTCGGCGTCGGGTTGTTCATCTTCGCTGTGGGATTGACAACGATTTGGCCGATCATGTACGTCTACTTGGTCGAGACACTGGCCAAGCAGACGATGGGTACCGACCTCGGAGCACTCCGTGCAGTCTACTTCGCCATCGGTAGTCTCGGTCCAGCATACGTTGGCACTGTCGCCACGCGATTCGGGTACACGGACTCGTTTGCTAGTCTGTTGCTCTTTTTTATTCTCACCGCGCTGGCGTTGCTCTGGATCGCACGCCACTGA
- a CDS encoding GH32 C-terminal domain-containing protein, whose protein sequence is MTSSANRVGFLFDDELSPEQQAALEWCEATGIDAEPVSLADIAAGAEALEAYDVCWWHRTESLESVAKLSDCREAFDTYLRGGNGLLLSLRALEAVSTLGIDPVAPDVSTVEDPTTTTGLLVQAAYDEQPVFADLNGLRVPTRVPDGPQPSARYEAILPERGVPLSSTLREDREAPHEVALVGWQMGAGDVAGLGTAVQFEGPTTDETAANRRRLLENLLGVLSADDQRLTDGRPEDATALSRRRAALADDHHRPQYHLSPPANWLNDPNGVIQWNDEYHVFYQYNPGGPYHGTIHWGHAVSDDLVTWEDRPVALTPSPDGPDRDGCWSGCAVDVDGTPLILYTGGRGDLQLPCLGTATDDDLSVWEKSDENPIIDTLPEEPPLRSTEHWRAEFRDHSVWQADDGTWHHLIGSGIEDGGGTALLYTSDGDELTDWEYQGPILVGNPERDGHMWECPELLDFGERQLLHISNYEAVRYYLGGYDADDGAFDVDRTGLLDHGSFYAPQSLRDDDGRWLMWGWVKPERDASAQWDAGWSGTLSLPRLVDLDAGGRLRQRPAPELTALREAHVHEETATLTDEHRSLPVTGRALEMRAEVRIDDADEFGLVVRQSPDEEEETLIRYTRESNVVVDRAASSVDSRVSDEPVSMPVTPVDDSLSLRLFLDGSVLELFANDRHCLTTRIYPTREDSNGVSLYAAGGTVTLEALDIWQLGSAWPNPE, encoded by the coding sequence ATGACTTCATCTGCGAACCGTGTCGGATTTCTATTTGACGACGAGTTGTCGCCGGAACAGCAAGCAGCACTCGAGTGGTGTGAAGCGACGGGCATCGACGCTGAGCCGGTGTCACTCGCCGACATCGCAGCAGGAGCTGAAGCGCTCGAGGCGTACGACGTCTGCTGGTGGCACCGGACCGAGTCGCTCGAGTCCGTTGCCAAGCTGTCCGACTGCCGAGAGGCGTTCGATACCTATCTCCGTGGTGGAAACGGCCTCTTGCTCTCGCTTCGGGCGCTCGAGGCCGTCTCGACGCTCGGAATCGATCCCGTCGCCCCGGACGTATCCACCGTCGAAGATCCGACAACGACGACAGGGCTGCTCGTCCAGGCGGCGTACGACGAACAGCCTGTTTTCGCCGATTTGAACGGGCTTCGGGTTCCGACGCGGGTGCCTGACGGTCCGCAACCGTCCGCGCGATACGAGGCGATTCTACCCGAACGCGGCGTGCCGCTTTCGAGTACGCTGCGCGAGGACCGTGAGGCCCCGCACGAGGTCGCGCTCGTGGGGTGGCAGATGGGTGCTGGCGACGTCGCCGGCCTCGGCACGGCAGTGCAGTTCGAGGGGCCGACGACCGACGAAACGGCAGCGAATCGAAGGCGACTCCTCGAGAACCTCCTTGGCGTGCTTTCGGCCGACGACCAGCGACTCACAGACGGGCGACCGGAAGACGCAACCGCACTCTCACGCCGCCGAGCTGCACTGGCCGACGATCACCACCGGCCGCAGTATCACCTCTCGCCGCCGGCGAACTGGCTCAACGACCCAAACGGCGTGATCCAGTGGAACGACGAGTATCACGTCTTCTACCAGTACAATCCGGGCGGACCCTACCACGGAACGATCCACTGGGGCCACGCCGTCAGCGACGACCTCGTGACGTGGGAAGACCGACCAGTTGCACTGACACCCTCACCGGACGGTCCCGATCGGGACGGCTGCTGGTCCGGCTGTGCCGTCGACGTCGATGGGACGCCACTGATCCTCTACACCGGTGGTCGCGGTGACTTGCAACTCCCCTGTCTCGGGACGGCGACCGACGACGACTTGTCCGTCTGGGAGAAGTCGGATGAAAATCCGATCATCGACACGCTTCCCGAGGAGCCGCCACTGCGATCGACCGAGCACTGGCGTGCGGAGTTCCGGGATCACAGCGTCTGGCAGGCCGACGATGGAACGTGGCACCACCTGATCGGCTCCGGGATCGAAGACGGTGGCGGGACGGCGCTGCTGTATACGAGCGACGGCGACGAACTGACTGACTGGGAGTATCAGGGACCGATTCTCGTCGGCAACCCCGAACGCGACGGCCATATGTGGGAGTGTCCGGAACTCCTCGATTTCGGCGAGCGCCAGCTTTTGCACATCTCGAACTATGAGGCAGTCCGCTACTACCTCGGTGGCTACGACGCCGACGATGGTGCGTTCGACGTCGATCGGACCGGACTGCTCGACCACGGATCGTTCTACGCGCCACAGTCGCTTCGTGACGACGACGGCCGGTGGCTGATGTGGGGCTGGGTGAAACCGGAGCGGGATGCGAGTGCCCAGTGGGATGCAGGCTGGTCGGGGACGCTGTCGCTCCCCCGGTTGGTCGATCTCGACGCCGGCGGTCGACTCCGCCAGCGGCCTGCCCCCGAACTGACCGCGCTGCGAGAGGCACACGTTCACGAAGAGACGGCGACGCTCACCGACGAGCACCGATCGCTCCCCGTTACCGGACGCGCACTCGAGATGCGTGCAGAGGTTCGGATCGACGACGCCGACGAGTTCGGGCTGGTCGTTCGACAGTCACCCGACGAGGAAGAAGAGACCCTGATCAGATACACCCGCGAGAGCAACGTCGTCGTCGATCGAGCCGCCTCGAGTGTCGACTCTCGAGTCTCGGACGAACCGGTGTCGATGCCCGTCACGCCGGTGGACGACTCGCTCTCACTTCGGCTGTTCCTCGACGGTTCCGTCCTCGAACTCTTTGCCAACGACCGGCACTGTCTCACCACCCGGATCTACCCGACTCGTGAAGACAGCAACGGTGTGTCACTGTACGCAGCAGGCGGCACAGTCACACTCGAAGCGCTGGATATCTGGCAACTCGGCAGCGCTTGGCCAAATCCGGAGTAA